In Streptomyces sp. NBC_01707, a genomic segment contains:
- a CDS encoding DUF6167 family protein produces the protein MFRRTFWFTAGAAAGVWATTKVNRKLKQLTPESLAARAADKAIEGGHKLKDFALDVRDGMVRREAELGEALGLQAPVDPELPVQRRFAVEAAEPAPGAEATAHRKLPHNSYNDNSYNRNEDH, from the coding sequence ATGTTCCGCCGTACGTTCTGGTTCACCGCCGGCGCAGCCGCCGGTGTCTGGGCCACCACCAAGGTCAACCGGAAGCTCAAGCAGCTGACCCCCGAGAGCCTCGCGGCGCGCGCCGCCGACAAGGCGATCGAGGGAGGTCACAAGCTCAAGGACTTCGCCCTCGACGTCCGCGACGGCATGGTCCGGCGCGAGGCGGAGCTGGGGGAGGCACTGGGCCTGCAGGCACCGGTCGACCCCGAGCTCCCGGTGCAGCGTCGTTTCGCGGTCGAGGCGGCCGAGCCCGCCCCGGGCGCAGAGGCGACCGCCCACCGCAAGCTCCCCCACAACTCGTACAACGACAACTCGTACAACCGGAATGAGGACCACTGA